Proteins co-encoded in one Cricetulus griseus strain 17A/GY chromosome 1 unlocalized genomic scaffold, alternate assembly CriGri-PICRH-1.0 chr1_1, whole genome shotgun sequence genomic window:
- the Nid2 gene encoding nidogen-2 isoform X3, with protein MTLEYVKWTKSNQHKLSDQSHSVPSSVSHTYTVDSAPAPVNPCYDGSHTCDTTARCRPGTGVDYTCECAPGFHGDGRSCADVNECATGFHHCGPNSVCINMPGSYKCGCRSGYEFADDQHTCILIAPPSNPCLDGSHTCAPEGQAECIHHGGSSFSCACLPGFVGTGHQCFDVDECVENRCHEAATCYNTPGSFSCRCQPGFHGDGFHCTSDSVSGLKPCEYQQRYAQAQHAHPGSRIHIPQCDDQGNFVSLQCHGSTGFCWCVDQNGHEVPGTQTPPGSTPPHCGPPSEPTQRPRTVCERWRESLLEHYGGTPRDDQYVPQCDDLGRFIPLQCHGNSDFCWCVDKDGRELKGTRSKPGTKPACIPTVAPPTVRPTPRPDVTPPSVGTFLLYAQGQQIGHLPLNGSRLQKDAAKTLLSLHGSIVVGIDYDCLERMVYWTDVAGRTISRASLEAGAEPETIIMSGLISPEGLAIDHFRRTMYWTDSGLDKIERSGLDGSERKVLFHTDLVNPRAITVDPIRGNLYWTDWNREAPKIEASSLDGENRRILINKDIGLPNGLTFDPFSKLLCWADAGTKKLECTLPDGTGRRVIQNHLNYPFSIVSYADHFYHTDWRRDGVISVNKDSGQFIDEYLPEQRSHLYGITVVYPYCPTGRK; from the exons aTGACCTTGGAGTATGTCAAGTGGACAAAATCTAACCAGCATAAGCTCAGTGACCAGAG TCactctgtgccctcttctgtttcccacacatacacagtggaCTCAGCCCCTGCACCAGTGAACCCTTGCTATGATGGGAGCCACACCTGTGACACAACAGCAAGGTGCCGCCCAGGTACAGGTGTGGATTACACCTGTGAGTGCGCCCCTGGCTTCCATGGAGATGGCCGGAGCTGTGCGG ATGTCAATGAATGTGCTACTGGCTTCCATCACTGTGGCCCCAATTCTGTGTGTATCAACATGCCAGGAagttacaaatgtgggtgccgcAGTGGCTATGAATTTGCAGATGACCAGCACACTTGTATCT tGATCGCTCCACCTTCCAACCCTTGCCTTGATGGCAGTCACACTTGTGCTCCTGAGGGGCAGGCCGAGTGTATTCACCATGGAGGCAGCTCATTCAGCTGTGCTTGCCTGCCAGGCTTTGTTGGCACGGGGCATCAGTGTTTTG ATGTTGATGAATGTGTGGAAAACAGATGTCACGAGGCAGCTACCTGCTACAATACCCCTGGGTCCTTCTCCTGTCGATGCCAGCCTGGGTTTCACGGGGACGGGTTTCACTGCACATCTG ATTCTGTCTCAGGACTGAAGCCCTGTGAATACCAGCAGCGCTATGCCCAGGCACAGCATGCCCACCCCGGGTCACGGATCCACATCCCCCAGTGTGATGATCAGGGCAACTTCGTGTCACTGCAGTGTCACGGCAGCACTGGCTTCTGTTGGTGTGTGGACCAGAATGGCCATGAAGTCCCTGGGACCCAGACTCCACCTGGCTCTACCCCGCCTCACTGTGGACCACCTTCAG AGCCTACCCAGAGGCCTCGGACTGTCTGTGAACGCTGGAGGGAAAGTCTTCTGGAACACTATGGGGGCACACCCAGGGATGACCAGTATGTACCCCAGTGTGACGACCTGGGCCGCTTCATACCCCTGCAGTGCCATGGGAACAGTGACTTCTGTTGGTGTGTGGACAAGGACGGCAGAGAACTGAAGGGCACTCGCTCGAAGCCAGGCACCAAGCCTGCAT GTATCCCCACGGTTGCTCCACCCACGGTCCGGCCCACACCCCGCCCTGATGTGACGCCTCCCTCTGTGGGCACCTTCCTGCTCTATGCCCAGGGCCAGCAGATTGGCCACTTGCCTCTCAATGGCAGCAGGCTTCAGAAGGATGCAGCCAAGACTCTGCTGTCACTGCAT GGCTCCATAGTTGTGGGGATTGACTATGACTGCCTGGAGAGGATGGTTTACTGGACAGATGTTGCCGGTCGGACGATCAGCCGTGCCAGCTTGGAAGCAGGAGCAGAACCCGAGACCATCATTATGTCAG GTCTGATAAGTCCTGAAGGACTTGCCATCGACCACTTCCGTCGAACAATGTACTGGACAGATAGTGGCCTGGATAAAATAGAGCGGTCAGGGCTGGATGGCTCCGAGCGGAAGGTCCTCTTTCACACAGATCTGGTGAACCCACGAGCCATCACTGTGGATCCAATCCGAGG CAACTTGTACTGGACAGACTGGAATAGAGAAGCTCCTAAAATTGAAGCATCATctttagatggagaaaacagaagaattCTGATCAACAAAGATATTGGATTACCCAATGGGTTAACCTTTGACCCCTTCTCCAAACTGCTGTGCTGGGCTGATGCAG GAACCAAGAAACTGGAGTGTACACTTCCTGACGGAACTGGACGACGTGTCATCCAAAATCACCTCAATTACCCCTTCAGCATCGTCAGCTACGCAGATCACTTCTACCATACAGACTGGCGGAG gGATGGCGTTATATCAGTGAATAAAGACAGTGGCCAGTTTATTGACGAGTATCTCCCTGAGCAGCGGTCTCACCTCTATGGGATCACTGTAGTCTACCCCTACTGTCCAACAG gaagaaaatga